One Siniperca chuatsi isolate FFG_IHB_CAS linkage group LG3, ASM2008510v1, whole genome shotgun sequence genomic region harbors:
- the LOC122873911 gene encoding collagen alpha-1(XVII) chain-like isoform X4 — MDNLITARTVSSGGGAGGSSKGDLSLSAGVSGGRAASGGSGSTSSSVLIPSSSSHAASSGGFRASKSTGGINVTALGASSAVSSGGGSSAASGGSGGSGAGFRAAGGESSSMSSSFASGGREGKRERGLGAVTVSTVTKTSYSSGGSGEAKRGSSSANTYSPAPKERKRMTTMAAAVSEVFDVSDCSSTNSSPEYNRKEYVTSSARSATRGRTQSRESEIRARLQSASPPASWTELDEVKRLLRGNCSTSTSPTQSPDNTLPIPKKASVETRTMSESSSTDHYGSIWSGGVSSSYSYSTNPNNLSPTSTLYQSGGGQNNLTLSSPFVSSGLSASSTVPVYGVQNNLASTSPTVLSPTGTNTQIVYGVQKNVSGPGMSTTTVRPSSPTYDEASGKDFKFVLIEKENAPVKKERERLVMTKDTGKQFMSAAPASTSATYSEDSLKREKQKLSSSTMEEGTDAKSAPLRVATKDKATYAEIREDESGFGFCSCCSWWKWLLGLLLSLLLLLGVLFGLIALGEEVKRLKNRVDALEAITGTVSARSSRLSASSGINIIDPLDSSYIDRSSSGSTLTRSDNGINLGAAGPGGGAGSGPRQDSADLQRAVQQLVRAELRSDAVREALAYALKGERGDPGPKGDPGPLGHKGDSGFPGLPGPPGQMGHPGLDAPRGPKGSTGEPGPEGPPGQRGREGPMGPRGEAGPPGFGEKGDKGSQGEPGPAGAAGPVGLKGAMGEQGASGSPGAPGLKGFQGEAGAPGAKGDRGTPGLPGTKGDQGERGPRGPAGEPGHPGTQGPAGPKGSKGSAGDTGSMGLPGVRGPPGLPGDVGPPGPPGLQGPPGIAGNPGQPGGKGEPGLPGKVIAPIGSDTVAIPGPPGPTGPPGPSGLPGLSGPIGPAGIPGQPGSKGERGEKGEKGEQGKPGELGISVTSSETFSATRTDKHSSVAGPPGPPGPPGPPGAPGHQGPPGVGLPGPPGEKGEPGSFVPTSETFFAGPPGPPGPPGPQGSAGNQGPQGYQGEPGQPGLPGSPGEPGVGFPGQPGPRGPEGPRGPKGDAGVPGVSIGGSFRPGPPGPPGPPGRDGTGSGSTDVGQYIAEYLQSGGIRQHLAGPPGPPGPPGAPGAAGDGLVEDVASRVIAYIQSPGRGYDGTSGPPGPPGPPGSISINDIINLLQREDVRRYVAGPPGPPGPPGSPGFGSYRFNTQELAERVLSLINERGVVGVPGPPGPPGPPGLPGNLLSTGYQSLVGSQGPPGPPGIPGPQGPPGPAGLPGPTGFGNYIGSDIRDYLQSVSFRGPPGPPGPPGPEGPPGQIHGLVSYAEHTNREMLKAERQEYSKSDSSTGSMFGLPGPPGPPGPPGHKGEPGVLGTRNWNLDTGDYSSMAVKVIDYIKSHGLLSDIVRDSERVVQGPPGPPGLPGMPGHSQWVSSRENFVDVVEYIKSHGLLRDIEHTIKGLPGPPGPPGPPGYSRLFGSYTNVTDLVEYIKTHGAIVGPPGRPGQKGDMGFPGPKGERGERGLPGPEGHKEQKGDREFTLMTKRRRRDTGV; from the exons ATGGACAATCTAATTACAGCCAGGACTGTCAGTTCGGGTGGAGGCGCTGGAGGAAGTAGCAAAG GTGATCTTTCTCTGAGTGCGGGAGTGTCAGGTGGGAGAGCTGCTTCAGGAGGCTCTGGGAGCACAAGCAGCTCAGTTCTGATTCCATCCAGCAGCTCCCACGCCGCCAGCTCTGGTGGATTCAGAGCCAGCAAGAGCACTGGAGGCATCAACGTCACTGCTCTAGGAGCTTCCTCTGCCGTATCCTCAGGTGGTGGGAGTTCAGCAGCTTCAGGGGGCTCGGGGGGCTCAGGGGCAGGGTTTAGGGCTGCTGGAGGGGAGTCCTCTAGCATGTCCTCTAGTTTTGCGAGTGGTggcagagaaggaaaaaggGAAAGGGGTCTAGGTGCTGTGACGGTTTCAACAGTGACGAAGACCAGCTATAGTTCAGGAGGATCTGGGGAAGCGAAGAGAGGATCATCCTCAGCAAACACTTACTCACCTGCTccaaaagagaggaagaggatgaccACCATGGCAGCAGCTGTCTCAGAGGTCTTTGACG TTTCAGATTGTTCAAGCACAAACTCTTCTCCAGAGTACAACAGGAAGGAGTACG tcaCTTCAAGTGCAAGATCTGCCACCAGAGGGAGAACTCAGAGCAGAG AGAGTGAGATCAGAGCCAGGCTTCAGAGCGCTTCTCCTCCAGCAAGTT GGACGGAGCTGGATGAAGTGAAGCGTCTACTGAGAGGAAACTGCTCCACCAGCACCAGCCCCACTCAGTCCCCTGACAACACGCTGCCCATCCCCAAGAAGGCCAGCGTGGAAACTAGGACCATGTCTGAGAGCTCCAGCACAG ACCACTACGGCAGCATCTGGTCTGGAGGTGTAAGCAGTAGCTACAGTTACAGTACCAACCCCAACAACCTGTCCCCTACCTCCACCCTTTACCAGTCAG GGGGGGGTCAGAACAACCTGACACTCAGCTCTCCTTTCGTGAGCAGTGGACTATCTGCTAGCAGCACTG TTCCTGTGTATGGTGTTCAGAATAACCTGGCCAGTACCAGCcccactgtcctctctcccaCTGGAACCAACACACAAATAG TTTATGGTGTGCAGAAAAATGTGTCTGGCCCTGGAATGAGCACAACCACAG TGAGACCCAGCAGTCCCACTTATGACGAGGCCTCAGGCAAAGACTTTAAGTTTGTGCTGATAGAGAAGGAGAATGCACCTGtcaagaaggagagagagcgGCTGGTCATGACCAAAGACACAGGGAAGCAGTTCATGTCTGCTGCACCGGCTAGCACTTCTG CTACCTACTCTGAGGACTcactgaagagagagaaacagaagctTTCATCCAGCACAATGGAGGAAGGAACAGATGCTAAAT ctgCACCCCTAAGAGTTGCCACAAAAGACAAAGCCACCTATGCAg aGATCCGTGAAGATGAATCAGGCTTTGGCTtctgttcctgctgcagctggtggaagTGGCTGCTCGGCCTCCTACTCagcctgctcctcctcctcggcGTCCTCTTTGGACTCATCGCTTTGG GTGAAGAAGTGAAACGCCTCAAGAACCGTGTTGATGCTCTCGAAGCCATTACTGGCACTGTGTCAGCCAGGTCCAGCCGCTTGTCGGCCTCCTCAGGCATCAACATCATCGACCCGCTGGACTCGTCATACATCGACAGGAGTTCTTCTGGTTCCACTTTGACCCGCTCTGACAATGGGATCAACCTGGGGGCTGCTGGGCCAGGGGGAGGTGCAGGGAGCGGACCAAGACAGGACAGTGCTGACCTGCAGAGAGCCGTTCAGCAACTGGTCAGGGCAGAACTCCGCTCGGATGCTGTAAGAG aaGCACTTGCATACGCACTaaaaggggagagaggagatcCAGGACCTAAAG GTGATCCAGGGCCTCTAGGACACAAAG GTGATAGCGGCTTTCCTGGCCTGCCAG GTCCTCCTGGGCAGATGGGTCACCCAGGATTGGATGCACCAAGGGGACCAAAGGGAAGTACAG GTGAACCAGGTCCTGAGGGACCACCAGGCCAGAGGGGCCGGGAGGGACCGATGGGCCCCCGCGGAGAGGCTGGACCACCAGGTTTtggagagaaaggagacaaag GATCTCAAGGTGAGCCGGGtcctgctggtgctgctggacCTGTGGGGCTGAAAG GTGCCATGGGAGAGCAGGGTGCCTCAGGAAGCCCTG GTGCTCCAGGTCTAAAGGGTTTCCAGGGTGAAGCAGGAGCTCCAGGAGCAAAAG GTGATCGAGGAACACCAGGGCTACCAGGAACCAAAGGAGACCAGGGAGAGAGGGGACCACGTGGACCAGCAG GTGAACCAGGACATCCTGGAACACAAGGCCCTGCTGGACCAAAGGGATCTAAAGGAAgtgcag GTGACACAGGTTCGATGGGACTTCCTGGTGTGAGAGGACCACCAGGGCTTCCTGGAGATGTTGGTCCCCCAG GTCCCCCTGGGCTTCAAGGACCCCCAG GTATTGCTGGAAATCCAGGACAGCCTGGTGGTAAAG GTGAACCAGGATTACCTGGTAAAGTCATCGCTCCAA TTGGCTCCGATACTGTGGCCATCCCCGGACCTCCAGGGCCCACTGGGCCTCCAGGTCCTTCTGGACTCCCTGGTCTGTCTGGTCCCATTGGCCCTGCTGGTATCCCAGGACAACCTG GTTCTAAGGGAGAgcgaggagagaaaggagaaaagggagagCAAGGAAAACCTGGTGAGCTTGGTATCAGTGTCACGAGTTCAGAAACTTTCAGTGCCACCCGAACAGACA AACATTCCTCAGTGGCTGGACCTCCTGGCCCACCAGGACCTCCAGGGCCTCCTGGAGCACCTGGTCATCAAGGTCCTCCTG GTGTTGGTTTACCTGGACCTccaggagagaaaggagaaccTGGCAGCTTTGTGCCCACATCAG AAACCTTTTTTGCTGGACCACCAGGACCTCCAGGACCCCCAGGTCCACAAGGTTCAGCAG GTAACCAAGGACCCCAAGGGTACCAAG GGGAACCAGGTCAACCGGGTCTTCCAGGAAGTCCAGGAGAACCAGGTGTTG GTTTCCCAGGTCAGCCTGGACCTAGGGGGCCAGAGGGGCCACGAGGACCTAAAG GCGATGCGGGAGTCCCAGGGGTCTCCATTG GTGGCTCATTCAGGCCTGGCCCCCCAGGCCCACCTGGACCACCTGGAAGAGATGGAACTGGGTCTGGATCAACTGATGTGGGCCAGTACATTGCTGAATACCTTCAGA GTGGTGGCATCAGGCAGCACCTGGCTGGACCTCCTGGGCCTCCTGGTCCTCCAGGGGCCCCAGGGGCCGCAGGGGACGGGCTGGTGGAGGATGTGGCCAGCCGAGTTATCGCCTACATCCAGA GTCCAGGTAGAGGATATGATGGGACTTCTGGCCCTCCTGGTCCTCCAGGTCCACCTGGCTCCATCTCTATCAATGACATCATCAACCTATTACAAC GAGAGGACGTAAGGAGGTACGTTGCTGGTCCTCCCGGTCCACCAGGACCTCCTGGGTCTCCAGGCTTCGGCAGTTACAGATTCAACACCCAGGAGCTGGCTGAACGTGTCCTCAGCCTCATAAATG AGAGGGGGGTGGTAGGTGTCCCTGGACCCCCGGGACCTCCTGGGCCTCCTGGTCTTCCTGGAAACTTGTTGTCAA CTGGGTATCAATCACTTGTGGGCTCTCAGGGGCCTCCTGGTCCCCCAGGTATCCCTGGTCCACAAGGTCCACCTGGACCAGCAGGTCTACCTGGCCCAACAGGATTTGGGAACTACATCGGTTCAGACATTCGTGACTACCTGCAAA GTGTTTCCTTCAGAGGCCCACCAGGCCCCCCTGGTCCCCCTGGACCCGAGGGCCCCCCTGGTCAAATCCATGGACTGGTTTCCTATGCTGAGCATACCAACAGAGAGATGCTCAAAGCAGAACGACAAGAATACAGCAAGA GTGACAGTTCGACAGGATCTATGTTTGGACTTCCTGGTCCGCCAGGCCCTCCTGGACCCCCAGGACACAAGGGAGAGCCAGGTGTGCTCGGCACCAGAAACTGGAACCTGGATACTGGAGACTACTCCAGTATGGCTGTCAAAGTAATTGATTACATCAAAT CCCACGGTCTGCTCAGTGACATTGTGAGAGACTCTGAACGTGTTGTTCAAGGACCTCCAGGACCTCCTGGACTTCCTGGAATGCCTGGACACAGCCAATGGGTTAGCTCCCGTGAAAATTTCGTGGATGTGGTGGAATACATCAAAT CTCACGGTCTGCTACGTGACATTGAACACACCATCAAAGGATTGCCGGGACCACCTGGCCCTCCAGGTCCCCCCGGATACAGCCGATTGTTTGGTTCCTACACAAACGTCACTGATTTAGTGGAATACATCAAAA CACATGGAGCCATTGTAGGACCACCTGGGAGACCAGGACAGAAAGGGGACATGGGATTCCCAGGGccaaaaggagagagag GTGAACGAGGCCTTCCTGGTCCAGAAGGACACAAGGAACAAAAAGGTGACAGAG aatTCACATTGATGACCAAACGGAGGAGGAGGGACACCGGTGTTTAA
- the LOC122873911 gene encoding collagen alpha-1(XVII) chain-like isoform X2: MDNLITARTVSSGGGAGGSSKGDLSLSAGVSGGRAASGGSGSTSSSVLIPSSSSHAASSGGFRASKSTGGINVTALGASSAVSSGGGSSAASGGSGGSGAGFRAAGGESSSMSSSFASGGREGKRERGLGAVTVSTVTKTSYSSGGSGEAKRGSSSANTYSPAPKERKRMTTMAAAVSEVFDVSDCSSTNSSPEYNRKEYVTSSARSATRGRTQSRESEIRARLQSASPPASWTELDEVKRLLRGNCSTSTSPTQSPDNTLPIPKKASVETRTMSESSSTDHYGSIWSGGVSSSYSYSTNPNNLSPTSTLYQSGGGQNNLTLSSPFVSSGLSASSTVPVYGVQNNLASTSPTVLSPTGTNTQIVYGVQKNVSGPGMSTTTVRPSSPTYDEASGKDFKFVLIEKENAPVKKERERLVMTKDTGKQFMSAAPASTSATYSEDSLKREKQKLSSSTMEEGTDAKSAPLRVATKDKATYAEIREDESGFGFCSCCSWWKWLLGLLLSLLLLLGVLFGLIALGEEVKRLKNRVDALEAITGTVSARSSRLSASSGINIIDPLDSSYIDRSSSGSTLTRSDNGINLGAAGPGGGAGSGPRQDSADLQRAVQQLVRAELRSDAVREALAYALKGERGDPGPKGDPGPLGHKGDSGFPGLPGPPGQMGHPGLDAPRGPKGSTGEPGPEGPPGQRGREGPMGPRGEAGPPGFGEKGDKGSQGEPGPAGAAGPVGLKGAMGEQGASGSPGAPGLKGFQGEAGAPGAKGDRGTPGLPGTKGDQGERGPRGPAGEPGHPGTQGPAGPKGSKGSAGDTGSMGLPGVRGPPGLPGDVGPPGPPGLQGPPGIAGNPGQPGGKGEPGLPGKVIAPIGSDTVAIPGPPGPTGPPGPSGLPGLSGPIGPAGIPGQPGSKGERGEKGEKGEQGKPGELGISVTSSETFSATRTDKHSSVAGPPGPPGPPGPPGAPGHQGPPGVGLPGPPGEKGEPGSFVPTSETFFAGPPGPPGPPGPQGSAGNQGPQGYQGEPGQPGLPGSPGEPGVGFPGQPGPRGPEGPRGPKGDAGVPGVSIGGSFRPGPPGPPGPPGRDGTGSGSTDVGQYIAEYLQSGGIRQHLAGPPGPPGPPGAPGAAGDGLVEDVASRVIAYIQSPGRGYDGTSGPPGPPGPPGSISINDIINLLQREDVRRYVAGPPGPPGPPGSPGFGSYRFNTQELAERVLSLINERGVVGVPGPPGPPGPPGLPGNLLSTGYQSLVGSQGPPGPPGIPGPQGPPGPAGLPGPTGFGNYIGSDIRDYLQSVSFRGPPGPPGPPGPEGPPGQIHGLVSYAEHTNREMLKAERQEYSKSDSSTGSMFGLPGPPGPPGPPGHKGEPGVLGTRNWNLDTGDYSSMAVKVIDYIKSHGLLSDIVRDSERVVQGPPGPPGLPGMPGHSQWVSSRENFVDVVEYIKSHGVLHDIVREYNSRVFQGPQGPPGPPGPPGYSRWFGSHGNATDLLEYIKSHGLLRDIEHTIKGLPGPPGPPGPPGYSRLFGSYTNVTDLVEYIKTHGAIVGPPGRPGQKGDMGFPGPKGERGERGLPGPEGHKEQKEFTLMTKRRRRDTGV; encoded by the exons ATGGACAATCTAATTACAGCCAGGACTGTCAGTTCGGGTGGAGGCGCTGGAGGAAGTAGCAAAG GTGATCTTTCTCTGAGTGCGGGAGTGTCAGGTGGGAGAGCTGCTTCAGGAGGCTCTGGGAGCACAAGCAGCTCAGTTCTGATTCCATCCAGCAGCTCCCACGCCGCCAGCTCTGGTGGATTCAGAGCCAGCAAGAGCACTGGAGGCATCAACGTCACTGCTCTAGGAGCTTCCTCTGCCGTATCCTCAGGTGGTGGGAGTTCAGCAGCTTCAGGGGGCTCGGGGGGCTCAGGGGCAGGGTTTAGGGCTGCTGGAGGGGAGTCCTCTAGCATGTCCTCTAGTTTTGCGAGTGGTggcagagaaggaaaaaggGAAAGGGGTCTAGGTGCTGTGACGGTTTCAACAGTGACGAAGACCAGCTATAGTTCAGGAGGATCTGGGGAAGCGAAGAGAGGATCATCCTCAGCAAACACTTACTCACCTGCTccaaaagagaggaagaggatgaccACCATGGCAGCAGCTGTCTCAGAGGTCTTTGACG TTTCAGATTGTTCAAGCACAAACTCTTCTCCAGAGTACAACAGGAAGGAGTACG tcaCTTCAAGTGCAAGATCTGCCACCAGAGGGAGAACTCAGAGCAGAG AGAGTGAGATCAGAGCCAGGCTTCAGAGCGCTTCTCCTCCAGCAAGTT GGACGGAGCTGGATGAAGTGAAGCGTCTACTGAGAGGAAACTGCTCCACCAGCACCAGCCCCACTCAGTCCCCTGACAACACGCTGCCCATCCCCAAGAAGGCCAGCGTGGAAACTAGGACCATGTCTGAGAGCTCCAGCACAG ACCACTACGGCAGCATCTGGTCTGGAGGTGTAAGCAGTAGCTACAGTTACAGTACCAACCCCAACAACCTGTCCCCTACCTCCACCCTTTACCAGTCAG GGGGGGGTCAGAACAACCTGACACTCAGCTCTCCTTTCGTGAGCAGTGGACTATCTGCTAGCAGCACTG TTCCTGTGTATGGTGTTCAGAATAACCTGGCCAGTACCAGCcccactgtcctctctcccaCTGGAACCAACACACAAATAG TTTATGGTGTGCAGAAAAATGTGTCTGGCCCTGGAATGAGCACAACCACAG TGAGACCCAGCAGTCCCACTTATGACGAGGCCTCAGGCAAAGACTTTAAGTTTGTGCTGATAGAGAAGGAGAATGCACCTGtcaagaaggagagagagcgGCTGGTCATGACCAAAGACACAGGGAAGCAGTTCATGTCTGCTGCACCGGCTAGCACTTCTG CTACCTACTCTGAGGACTcactgaagagagagaaacagaagctTTCATCCAGCACAATGGAGGAAGGAACAGATGCTAAAT ctgCACCCCTAAGAGTTGCCACAAAAGACAAAGCCACCTATGCAg aGATCCGTGAAGATGAATCAGGCTTTGGCTtctgttcctgctgcagctggtggaagTGGCTGCTCGGCCTCCTACTCagcctgctcctcctcctcggcGTCCTCTTTGGACTCATCGCTTTGG GTGAAGAAGTGAAACGCCTCAAGAACCGTGTTGATGCTCTCGAAGCCATTACTGGCACTGTGTCAGCCAGGTCCAGCCGCTTGTCGGCCTCCTCAGGCATCAACATCATCGACCCGCTGGACTCGTCATACATCGACAGGAGTTCTTCTGGTTCCACTTTGACCCGCTCTGACAATGGGATCAACCTGGGGGCTGCTGGGCCAGGGGGAGGTGCAGGGAGCGGACCAAGACAGGACAGTGCTGACCTGCAGAGAGCCGTTCAGCAACTGGTCAGGGCAGAACTCCGCTCGGATGCTGTAAGAG aaGCACTTGCATACGCACTaaaaggggagagaggagatcCAGGACCTAAAG GTGATCCAGGGCCTCTAGGACACAAAG GTGATAGCGGCTTTCCTGGCCTGCCAG GTCCTCCTGGGCAGATGGGTCACCCAGGATTGGATGCACCAAGGGGACCAAAGGGAAGTACAG GTGAACCAGGTCCTGAGGGACCACCAGGCCAGAGGGGCCGGGAGGGACCGATGGGCCCCCGCGGAGAGGCTGGACCACCAGGTTTtggagagaaaggagacaaag GATCTCAAGGTGAGCCGGGtcctgctggtgctgctggacCTGTGGGGCTGAAAG GTGCCATGGGAGAGCAGGGTGCCTCAGGAAGCCCTG GTGCTCCAGGTCTAAAGGGTTTCCAGGGTGAAGCAGGAGCTCCAGGAGCAAAAG GTGATCGAGGAACACCAGGGCTACCAGGAACCAAAGGAGACCAGGGAGAGAGGGGACCACGTGGACCAGCAG GTGAACCAGGACATCCTGGAACACAAGGCCCTGCTGGACCAAAGGGATCTAAAGGAAgtgcag GTGACACAGGTTCGATGGGACTTCCTGGTGTGAGAGGACCACCAGGGCTTCCTGGAGATGTTGGTCCCCCAG GTCCCCCTGGGCTTCAAGGACCCCCAG GTATTGCTGGAAATCCAGGACAGCCTGGTGGTAAAG GTGAACCAGGATTACCTGGTAAAGTCATCGCTCCAA TTGGCTCCGATACTGTGGCCATCCCCGGACCTCCAGGGCCCACTGGGCCTCCAGGTCCTTCTGGACTCCCTGGTCTGTCTGGTCCCATTGGCCCTGCTGGTATCCCAGGACAACCTG GTTCTAAGGGAGAgcgaggagagaaaggagaaaagggagagCAAGGAAAACCTGGTGAGCTTGGTATCAGTGTCACGAGTTCAGAAACTTTCAGTGCCACCCGAACAGACA AACATTCCTCAGTGGCTGGACCTCCTGGCCCACCAGGACCTCCAGGGCCTCCTGGAGCACCTGGTCATCAAGGTCCTCCTG GTGTTGGTTTACCTGGACCTccaggagagaaaggagaaccTGGCAGCTTTGTGCCCACATCAG AAACCTTTTTTGCTGGACCACCAGGACCTCCAGGACCCCCAGGTCCACAAGGTTCAGCAG GTAACCAAGGACCCCAAGGGTACCAAG GGGAACCAGGTCAACCGGGTCTTCCAGGAAGTCCAGGAGAACCAGGTGTTG GTTTCCCAGGTCAGCCTGGACCTAGGGGGCCAGAGGGGCCACGAGGACCTAAAG GCGATGCGGGAGTCCCAGGGGTCTCCATTG GTGGCTCATTCAGGCCTGGCCCCCCAGGCCCACCTGGACCACCTGGAAGAGATGGAACTGGGTCTGGATCAACTGATGTGGGCCAGTACATTGCTGAATACCTTCAGA GTGGTGGCATCAGGCAGCACCTGGCTGGACCTCCTGGGCCTCCTGGTCCTCCAGGGGCCCCAGGGGCCGCAGGGGACGGGCTGGTGGAGGATGTGGCCAGCCGAGTTATCGCCTACATCCAGA GTCCAGGTAGAGGATATGATGGGACTTCTGGCCCTCCTGGTCCTCCAGGTCCACCTGGCTCCATCTCTATCAATGACATCATCAACCTATTACAAC GAGAGGACGTAAGGAGGTACGTTGCTGGTCCTCCCGGTCCACCAGGACCTCCTGGGTCTCCAGGCTTCGGCAGTTACAGATTCAACACCCAGGAGCTGGCTGAACGTGTCCTCAGCCTCATAAATG AGAGGGGGGTGGTAGGTGTCCCTGGACCCCCGGGACCTCCTGGGCCTCCTGGTCTTCCTGGAAACTTGTTGTCAA CTGGGTATCAATCACTTGTGGGCTCTCAGGGGCCTCCTGGTCCCCCAGGTATCCCTGGTCCACAAGGTCCACCTGGACCAGCAGGTCTACCTGGCCCAACAGGATTTGGGAACTACATCGGTTCAGACATTCGTGACTACCTGCAAA GTGTTTCCTTCAGAGGCCCACCAGGCCCCCCTGGTCCCCCTGGACCCGAGGGCCCCCCTGGTCAAATCCATGGACTGGTTTCCTATGCTGAGCATACCAACAGAGAGATGCTCAAAGCAGAACGACAAGAATACAGCAAGA GTGACAGTTCGACAGGATCTATGTTTGGACTTCCTGGTCCGCCAGGCCCTCCTGGACCCCCAGGACACAAGGGAGAGCCAGGTGTGCTCGGCACCAGAAACTGGAACCTGGATACTGGAGACTACTCCAGTATGGCTGTCAAAGTAATTGATTACATCAAAT CCCACGGTCTGCTCAGTGACATTGTGAGAGACTCTGAACGTGTTGTTCAAGGACCTCCAGGACCTCCTGGACTTCCTGGAATGCCTGGACACAGCCAATGGGTTAGCTCCCGTGAAAATTTCGTGGATGTGGTGGAATACATCAAAT CCCACGGCGTGCTGCACGACATTGTGAGGGAATACAACAGTCGTGTCTTCCAAGGACCTCAAGGACCACCTGGCCCCCCAGGTCCCCCCGGATACAGCCGATGGTTTGGTTCCCATGGAAACGCCACCGATCTGCTGGAATACATCAAAT CTCACGGTCTGCTACGTGACATTGAACACACCATCAAAGGATTGCCGGGACCACCTGGCCCTCCAGGTCCCCCCGGATACAGCCGATTGTTTGGTTCCTACACAAACGTCACTGATTTAGTGGAATACATCAAAA CACATGGAGCCATTGTAGGACCACCTGGGAGACCAGGACAGAAAGGGGACATGGGATTCCCAGGGccaaaaggagagagag GTGAACGAGGCCTTCCTGGTCCAGAAGGACACAAGGAACAAAAAG aatTCACATTGATGACCAAACGGAGGAGGAGGGACACCGGTGTTTAA